Genomic segment of Candidatus Spechtbacterales bacterium:
TCTTGAGGTAAAAAAAGATTCCTATGTTTTAAATTGCTTGCGCGCGACAAAATTTCATGTACAGGACAATCTTTCCAAGGTAGGAAAGCCGACCGATCGCACAGAGTGGCATATGACGCCGTCTACTGTTAATGCTTATTTTCACCCCTTACATACAGAGATTGTTTTCCCTGCCGGCATATTGCAACCGCCTTTCTTTGACCCTAATGCCGATGATGCTGTAAATTACGGTGGCATTGGCGTTGTTATAGGACATGAAATTACTCATGGTTTTGATGATAAAGGTTCTCAGTTTGATAAAGATGGAAATTTTAAAAATTGGTGGACACAAAAAGATAGAAAAGAGTTTGATGCCAGGTGTCAAAAGATTATTAATCAATTTAATGGTTATGAGGTGTTGGACGGACTGTTTGTTAACGGAACTTTAACCCAAGGCGAAAACATTGCAGATCTTGGAGGGTTGAACATAGCCTACGAGGCGTATATACGCTCTCTTAAGGATAAGCCCGAACCCCCGAAACTTAGCGGGTTTACCTATAAACAGAGATTTTTTCTTGGATTTGCTCAAGTTTGGCGTTCTAAGGCGCGCGAAGAATATATAAAGAAGTTGGTTGCAACAGATACTCATTCCCCGGCTCGTTTTAGGATTTTAGGAACACTCGCAAATGCGCCGGAGTTTTATGATGCCTTCGGCTTAGAAGAAGGAGATGGTATGTATATTCCTCCTGAAGACAGAGTAGAAATTTGGTAACTTCAAAGGCCCCGTTAGAACGGGGCCTTTTTAATGTAAAAAATAAATACGCCAACCGGTTGGCGTATGTATTTATATTATGTCGGGGTGCCGGGACTCGAAGCTGTTTTACAGGTTAGGGATATGGTATAATTTATATATTGATGGTAAGTTAATATTAATTTTCGGGCTGTAGTATATGGGTATTATCTGCGTATGGGGTACGTAGGAACCGGATTCAAGCTCCGGCAGCCCGACAAACACAAATGCAACAGGTACAATTAAAGTGTGCATATTGTAGTAGAACGGTTTTGAGGACTAAAAGCAGGGTTAACGAAGCTAAAAAATTTGGCTGGGCCGTTTATTGTTCAACAGAGTGTCGGGCGCAAAATTCAAGAAAACAAAAATATATAAAATGCTCAAATCCTGTTTGTAAAACTGCTTTTTGGAGAAGCAATAAGGAAATTCAAAGAGTTAGTAGTAGTTATTGTTCTCGTTCTTGTTCTGCAATCGTAAATAATTCCAGAGCGCCTAAGCGGAAAAAGAAAATTATAAATAATTTTTGCAAAATCTGTAATAAGCCCTTTTCTCGCAAAGGCGTGTTTTGTTCTGTTAAGTGCAAAAATAAAGCGCAGTTCATTAGCGAGGAGAAAATCATAAAACAAATTAAAGCTTTTTATACTAAAAATAACAGAATACCTGTAAAAAAAGAGTTTCAACACACCAAGGCGGCACGCGAAAGGTTTGGCAGCTGGAATAAAGCCATAGAGGCAGCAGGTTTTTCTCCTAATCCCGCCATGTTTGCTGAAAGGCATATTGCGCGCGACGGTCATGAATGCGACTCTTTATCTGAAAAAATAATAGATGATTGGCTTACAAGCAATAATGTCAAACATAAACGCAGTATTCCGTATCCGCAAAATAACAAATTAACTTGCGATTTTGTAATAGGTAAATATTTTATAGAATTTTTTGGTTTGGAAAATGAACATAAAAGGTATACAGAGCTTGTTCAGGAAAAAAGAAGGTTGGCCAAAAAAATGAAACTTAACCTAGTAGAAATAAAGCCCGCGCATATATTTCCAAAAAACAAACTAAATGAACATCTTAGTTTTTTGCTTAAGTAAATACAAAAAAATAAACACGACAGGTTTATCCCTTCGTAGCTTTACACGAAGGAGGACGTCTGTCGTGTTTATTTTTTCTGTCAGTTCGTTTAAAGAATTACAGAACTATTTCTGTAATTCTTTCAGTATATTCGGTTTTTTGACAGCGGTTTTTTTGCAACGCGTGCAAACTTTAACTCTTGAGCCACTATCAAGTCGTAACCATTGAAGGTTTGCATATTTCCTTTTTTTAGTAGTTGGGTTGTAGTGACCACGCAGAAGTTTCCTTTTTCCTTCCATCTGTGAATCTTTCCCACATACCNNNNNNNNNNNNNNNNNNNNNNNNNNNNNNNNNNNNNNNNNNNNNNNNNNNNNNNNNNNNNNNNNNNNNNNNNNNNNNNNNNNNNNNNNNNNNNNNNNNNGTGACCACGCAGAAGTTTCCTTTTTCCTTCCATCTGTGAATCTTTCCCACATACCACACATTTCTTTGCCATAATTTGATATATATGATTAGTTAATATATTATTAAATATATACTGCGTCGCTTGGAAAAGAAAATAAATTTTCTTTTCACTCACTATCCTCGTATATAGAATTAATACTATGATAGTATATATCAACCTTAAATTAAAATCAAGATAACTTTTATGGATGGAGGCTTTATAATATTTGCAATATATATAATTATACTTTTGTTTTCTGTTGTTTTGCATGAAGTATCTCATGGCGCGGTCGCCAACTATCTTGGTGATCCCACCGCAAGAATGATGGGGCGTCTTACCTTGAACCCTCTTCCGCATTTGGATATGTTTGGTTCGGTTATCCTACCGCTTCTTTTGGCTATACCTATATTTTTTGGGATGCCGGCTATAATATTCGGCTGGGCGAAACCGGTGCCGTATAATCCCAATAATTTGCGTTACAAAAAATGGGGCCCCGCGCTTGTTGGAGGAGCGGGACCTGCTACTAACATTTTTTTGGCTTTGGTTTTTGGACTCGCGTTACGTTTTATTATGCCGCTTCCCGCAGGTTCCCCTCTCACCGGAGCAGTAATTGTATTTTTTGCAATAACATATATTAATCTCTTACTTGCAATATTTAACATGGTTCCAATACCTCCTTTGGATGGTTCAAAACTTATGTTCTCAATGTTTAATGTTCCGTATAAAACACGAATGTTTCTTGAACAGAATGGTTTCTTACTACTTTTGTTGTTTATATTTTTTGGCTTCAAGATTATTCTCCCCCTGATAGAAGGGGCATTTGTGCTTATAACCGGCATCAACTCGGGCACTTTTATGTAAGGCCTGCGGAGGCTTCATTTGACAATTATTTTTTTTTCATATAAATTACATAAGTATGAATTAAGCGCATGTTGCGCTTTTAAATATGCCGACAATAAATCAATTAGTTCGCAAATCAAGAAAGAAACCAAAGAAGAAAGATAAGTCTCCGGCTTTGAGTCGGGGTTTTAACGCGCTTCAAAACAAGCCGACGAGTTACCAGAGCCCATTTAAACGTGGAGTGTGTACGCGTGTTACAACAGTAACACCCAAGAAGCCTAACTCCGCATTGAGAAAGGTAGCCAGGGTGCGTCTTACTAACGGTATGGAAGTTACAGCTTATATTCCGGGAGAGGGGCACAACCTTCAGGAGCACTCCGTGGTTCTTATCCGCGGCGGAAGAGTGAAGGACTTGCCCGGTGTACGTTATCATATAGTGAGAGGTGTACTTGATACTGCAGGAGTTGAGGGAAGAAAAACTCAGCGCTCCAAGTACGGAACAAAAGCACCTAAGGAATAAAAAACTATGAGAAAA
This window contains:
- the rpsL gene encoding 30S ribosomal protein S12, which gives rise to MPTINQLVRKSRKKPKKKDKSPALSRGFNALQNKPTSYQSPFKRGVCTRVTTVTPKKPNSALRKVARVRLTNGMEVTAYIPGEGHNLQEHSVVLIRGGRVKDLPGVRYHIVRGVLDTAGVEGRKTQRSKYGTKAPKE
- a CDS encoding site-2 protease family protein, with protein sequence MDGGFIIFAIYIIILLFSVVLHEVSHGAVANYLGDPTARMMGRLTLNPLPHLDMFGSVILPLLLAIPIFFGMPAIIFGWAKPVPYNPNNLRYKKWGPALVGGAGPATNIFLALVFGLALRFIMPLPAGSPLTGAVIVFFAITYINLLLAIFNMVPIPPLDGSKLMFSMFNVPYKTRMFLEQNGFLLLLLFIFFGFKIILPLIEGAFVLITGINSGTFM